In one Liolophura sinensis isolate JHLJ2023 chromosome 11, CUHK_Ljap_v2, whole genome shotgun sequence genomic region, the following are encoded:
- the LOC135478264 gene encoding piRNA biogenesis protein EXD1-like gives MVTNQTEVVTELNRCAEIVTTLMTEESEVAVDAKGVNLGRTGPLTLLQVGTRDGQAYLFDVHTNKALLTVGYLKDLLEAKNVVKIIHLCRWDSAALIAQFGVVLNNVFDTRVSLMLNSHTNAALAAQSEVALNDVFDTRVAHMEVELSKGNVFPCMLKLSDMCETYGGNSATLAFKNDVKKDWWMETAAYWASRPLTPEMIQYAAANVSVLFGLYDNLSRKYVFPETLIG, from the exons ATGGTGACGAATCAAACAGAGGTTGTTACGGAGTTAAACAGGTGTGCTGAGATAGTGACGACGTTGATGACCGAGGAGTCGGAGGTGGCTGTGGATGCTAAGGGTGTGAATTTGGGAAGGACAGGCCCTCTTACCCTCCTACAGGTGGGCACCAGGGACGGGCAAGCCTATCTGTTTGATGTCCACACCAACAAGGCTCTCCTGACCGTAGGTTATCTTAAAGATCTGCTTGAGGCGAAGAATGTGGTTAAG ATTATCCATTTGTGTAGATGGGACAGCGCTGCCCTCATTGCCCAGTTCGGAGTTGTTCTTAACAACGTGTTTGACACACGGGTAAGTTTGATGTTAAACTCTCATACTAATGCCGCCCTTGCTGCCCAGTCTGAGGTTGCTCTTAACGATGTGTTTGACACACGG GTCGCTCACATGGAGGTGGAACTGTCAAAGGGTAACGTTTTCCCATGCATGCTGAAGTTGTCAGACATGTGCGAGACCTATGGTGGGAACTCTGCTACGTTAGCTTTCAAGAACGATGTCAAG AAAGACTGGTGGATGGAAACTGCCGCATACTGGGCCAGTCGTCCACTGACGCCGGAAATGATCCAGTACGCAGCCGCAAACGTCAGTGTTCTCTTCGGTCTCTATGATAACCTGTCCAG AAAATACGTCTTCCCTGAAACTCTCATAGGTTGA